A region of the Cannabis sativa cultivar Pink pepper isolate KNU-18-1 chromosome 3, ASM2916894v1, whole genome shotgun sequence genome:
GACTCCTGGACATATTTCTTACAGAAGTTGAGGGTAGCAATTGAcgtggttgagaacttagtgtttgtgtcagataggcatcaaagcattgatcatgctgttgaactcgtttttcccgaagcagtccactgtgcatgctatcaccacattgttatgaacgtgaacgccaaattcaagactgatgcttttcacaaccaaatatataatgttgcttacGCATGGTTGAAGATTGAATGTGATAGAGAGTTcgagaagcttagaaagatgaatccggccattgctgcatatgtgtagagtatagggtttgagaagtgggctcacccttattgtttgggcgatagatacaacatcatgacgagcaacgctgctgaaagcttcaatagtgtcatagaagagttcaggaaatatccaataactactttggttgaatttatcaggttcacactccaatcgtggttcgctgatcacctcgaaaatgctgacaaatgtaccacccctttggccacgctctttgaaaaaaacttggcaaaaattcatgaaaatgcaaggtacaggcgcgtccaacgaaatgaagccaatttgtataacgttggtaggggacctaacggtgaaagaggtggtgatgtgaatctagttgaaagaacatgcacctgcagcgtgttcacgttattgaaactcccttgccttcatgcatgtgtcgcggcattgaaaacgaacacaagtgtgtacacgctttgctcaccttattattcaaaagaaacgtggaggaagatttacgatgataccatcaatcttgctggtgacgaggatgattgggttctcccagaacacatcaagaatatgaaagttggggtaccTGTGGAAAAGAAGCCTGTAGGTCCTCCAAGAAAAAGCAATGCTGGAAGAAGACGGGAGAACCGTTTCCGTCCGAGTGATAAAAAGGTTCTCGTACCACGAAATCCGTGGCCGTGGCGCTCACGCCACAACagagcaacatgcaaagcccgcatttgaatattttaggtTCGAAACTGGTGTAACTATGAATAATTATCGCTATTTCAGGTTCGAAACTGCTTTAAAATAATGtcgaggttgaatattttttaaatattttaattatttttaggtttaatagttatttttgttgaataatatcaatattttatatttgaaaccacgaataattatcaaaatttgaacgaagagaaagtctatatatacataactgtaatgttaattacacaaaatatacaatgtcccaataattacacatataatcagccgacattttggtaaaataaatcaacACACCACCGTTGACGAAACATAGCTATCCGGCCTGGCGTCACATCGGTCAATCCACGTtgcatcatgagatgctccacatactcaatgcAATAGACGCCACAATCACtactaaatgcaaaataaaatgtaaagtcagtctaacgtaaaacatattttaatactatagtacttttttatcgctATGTACCTGGTTGTTGCCTTCTGAACTAAGTCGTGAGTGGCTCGAGTCGAATGCATTTTTGGAAGCACCGTGATGTCCCTGTTAGTTAACACCATGATCTGGTTGTTACGTGGAAATTCCCCAGTTGCAAGGATTAGCGAGGGCAGCAGTTCTTCCCAAGTCTTCGGGATGGGTTCCATGGCGGTCCAATGACAGACGCTGGAATCACAGTCgtagacattaattttccacagcTCTATGTCAACTTCAACTGTGACCCAGTGCCTTGCCTCGGGAAGATGCAGAATGAAATAAATATACTCGTTACCCCTCCATCTCTCAAAGACTTGGGACTGTAATTACGGAGAACaacgaaacaattaacaaacccTAATAATCCTCCCAAACAATTAACAATTGAAGTTATAATCATAGTTcaacatttaaaatcttactaaaacaataccttatgaACCCCTCTGCAGTAGTCCAGGATATAATCCTCCCACACAAAGTTTCTCCTCGGACCCTTGTGGTTCGTCCATGCACTGCTGATCATGGTGGTCACGAATGTGGAGAGAATGACACCCTTCTGAGGAAATGTCAGTGGATAGTCGGTGCGTCGCCTCCTCAGCATATGCATTGCTGCATCTATATGCTGCATATAAAGGGAAATGTCaattagacaaaaaaatatattaattgcacataaagttgtaaagtgaagtaataatataaaatactttacttacgtcatctgtaagccattcctttggtgtgagcattatccaaaagaatgatggaccgtaatcaccacttctcaaatcccgAAGTCGGTGGTTCGGAATGAGTCCAACACACCACTTTCGGAAAGTAACTAACAATTTCCCATCCGGTGGCTCCAGGGGATCAAAAGTCGAAGATGGCCTATGTCTCCTCTTCATCTCCGTGTAGTCACCGAACCATACAGGAGgatttctcttcctcttccgactCTTAACCACTGCAGGTTGTGCCTCTATCGATAGAATCTCACCCTGTGACTCGgtgtcatgtacatggataaCACCTGTATCGATGGGAGTCGCTGGAGCTCCCTCATAAGGATCGTACCCGTCGGGGAAGACCTCCTCCTCTTCTACTGGGGGTGATGCAGCTGGTGGTGGGGTAGATGGATCTGCTGGGGCCTCCGGTGCTGAAGCTGCCGttggcggacgattcaacatggccaatatgTCTCTGAGCTGCTCCATAATTACGTTCTGACCACCCTTCAGCTCTACATGGCTGGTCTCGTATGCCTTCTTCAGCTCGACATGAGCAGCATACAGACCCTGAGTGTCAGCCTCGACCCTATCCAACCTCGCCACTAAATCAGTGTACTCAGCACCACGaacgcctgatgaagatggtgcaCTGGGCTGAGGATTGGGCTGAGGTTCTGAACCAGTggcctgaaaaaatatatactaaaaaaataccgtaagcatacgataattccacaatgtaacaaatatcacaaaacaaaaacaataaaaaatcaagacataaaaaaaaagttccaaaaattGGTACCTGAGTGTCTGTTTCCTGAGTGTCTGGTACCTGAGTCTCTGGTACCTGACTACCTGCCTCAGCCTCTGTGTCATCCACACCATCATCAACCAGGTTctccacaccatcgtaagatatggtcctcagaaatgcctcctcctctgtccgtggaagtagccccttcaccacttcaagattctgtttatggttcaaaaaatatcaaaatagaaccatttagcatttattacaagcatttatgttaaataattattctgaacataagtgaaattcatacccgtctagaaaataatgcgctgacgtctttcttcccaatatcACCCTTGCTCGTCCAACTAAGCATCCTGGGAAACCGAATCACGTGATTCGTGCCATACCTCTTCCCAACCTCCAAAATGGCCTCGTACGCCCATTATTGTACTGCAAGTGCGAAGCCATATGCTGTGTATTTGCACTCGTGCTGAACATCCGAACTCAGCTTCTTTTCGTAGTTGGCCTTCTGTTTCAACATGTCTTTTtgaagcgagtgcatgagtctgacaaatgagtgcttcccccaaggaatccggaagaagaactcgaggtcTTCGACATATCTAAGTATGTGAGGCGTAATCAGCGTGTTTGCCTCGCGGCCCAGAAGCactgactccacaaacaagcacaagttgagcttgtacaagtcttccgggTTCTGACAGTTGGTGAACCTATCTTGGAGTGCTTCTGTCTTCACACTATCAGACcggttgaaatatttgttgatcaatcggTCTGACCCTGAGCGAGCAAGCTGCgcagccttctcctcttctgttggccccgaggagaagtccaggcctgtaatgagtgcaaactccAACACTCTGAATCTGACCTCCTTCCGACCAACGTAAAACCGcatcctcaactcctcctgGGCATCTACCTTCATTTTGTGGAGCATAAgctggtgaaataacaccgaggagAACGTCAATGGTACGGCATTCCAAAAGCTGTCGAAACGGCTTTCCTTCGCCGTGTTATTCAAGTTGTACTCCTCAAACAGAGactttatttcataatcgttttagaagttcatatttagggtgttaatcaacatacttgtgagtagatctaagatcctggtaaaataatttccaacacttgtagactaggagtgttcgaaagaacactgataccacgtataattTCCTTGtgtcaattgattttaatttctgGTATTTTATTTCTAGTTCTGCTTTGTTTCTGCAAAATTATGTTCTACGGCGACATAATTATATTCTGTTGCTGCAGACTgttaaagtttaattattactattattctataataattattggcatttgcaaaaactcaatttttttactattgaatggttgtgattaatttagaaattaaagaaaaataaataataattaagttataacctaATAGttacctaataatttatttccttataaaactttaacgaacatttattatattttaaaattaaattatttataattattaattaattttttgtaattatatataaacatataattttactatacatataactttaattttaaattattacacttaattatttaatttttttatttaaatatttaaaaagtaaaaagtgaaatatGTTCAATgtattttcccaaaaaaaaaaaatggctaaacTCCtccatccttttttttttcttcaataagtAGTCATTTACTCAAAAAACCAAACCAAAGTCAGAAAACAAAGTCCAGCTCTCCTACAAAACGAAGCAACCTCAAACTCTAATAGAAAAACTCCTCCTTGTTTTGTACATAATTAAATGACCCTTTCACTTGAAGACCTTTCGCTGGTAATCCCTTATGCCTATCAATCacaaaatggattaaaactagAATGAGATTATTAGGGATATTTAATTGGTAGGGAGGAAGAGCAACCCTTTTCGATATGCAACTCCTTCATTTACAAGTGTCTCGAGAGACGGAGAGAGAGAGTAGTACAGGTTTGGGTGAGGTCATTTGTATAGCTTATGGGTTATGGAGAAGAAAACCGATGGTGTAGTATTACCCATAATATTGACCAAAAGTTTAAAAGTGTTTTAAGACTAAGCAACAAAATAGTGTAGTATTGTAGGTAGAATTATTACTCTAGTGCAATGGTATTTGAACATATACAACTTAGCCTTCAACTTGAGGCATTATACTTAGTTCTTCtagttgtaaaaaaataatttaatatcatttaaaaataatcaattatttaaaaatttattatacaagAAGAGAATTCTAATTTGTGTAAAAATAAgtctaatttttatatataaaaaaataaataaaatttcattgtaaatattataattaaatgacttAACTCTTAAAATAAGgacattttacaattttatatacattattctaattaattacaaaatatgcgcgaaaaaaaaaacttattaccattttctcatatattttattattaataatttttaaaacattaatataataaacataaggataagatattacaaaataatattacaaacattaattatattaatctatttatggtaattattttaatcattaattatttatattatttaatgattaaaatgtatggtttcatgtaataagtttgcaaaatgtataagttttaaaaatatatttttttttggcacattttttgtaattatattgttttcgttgtacatttatgaaaaaagcccttaaaataattatagaagagatttataaaaaaaacaaattatttataaatattaattgataaAAGAGGTGTTGTTAAATATTCAAGTAATTatcttaagaaaatagttaattataattaattgatagtaaaaaaagaaatttttatttattagtaacctgctattacaggtaaaaaaattgtaaccatAATGGTTACAATAATatgattcttttctttttcttgtgaATTTGGTAGTTATATTGTTCTTTAGCCTTAGAATCTTCTTTAGAAGTTCAACCTTATATTCTCTTTCGTATGGACTTGTTGTGGTATgctaaacaattttttttttttttttgccttgtTGAAGGTATTACTTTGTTTGCAACGCTAATGTATGgacaagaagaagaaggaaaaaacaaacaaaaaaaataaggcTACAACTATTAACGAATAGAAAAGAAACTTctatcaacacaaaaacaatccTCACTGCCTACATGACATCAATAGTTATATTTTTCTACTAAAACCTTAAATTATCAAAACAAATTGAAAAAACTCTCATATGGACCGCAATTGAATGCACATATCTCTCCACAGAACATACACCCACACAACATTTACTTTAAAGCTAGTCGCATTTTATTCAAAGACGACAATATAATAGCCAAAGAAACAACAACTCTTTCCATTGTCTAGTGCCCCTATAATTAGAACATATTTTCATCAATTAAAAATAAGTAATAATGTTGGctttaaaaacaaacaaaataaataaataaataaataaatagaaatactTCAGAAACATACGTCTACACATATTTGACCATTTGTGTAAGCAACTCTCATAAGTTGTATCACATATATACCACAATCATAATCTACATTGCTTCTTATGAAACGGCTTTTGCATAATAATAAACTTCTCAAACTTGAAACTCCTACCAAGATGTATGCTAAAAGCATTAGGAAACGCTAAATCCAATATCACAAGCTGCAAAACAggttaagtaaaaaaaaaaatgttaatgaAACAAATAAGCTGAATTATAACTTCTCCAATTCAATACTCACAAATCACTGATAATTTCCAATCCTAACGCAGGAGTCACCACACGGAGGTCATCATAAACATATACACTTTCATCAACAATACTAACAATAGCTAATAACCAATGACGCATTGCTATAAGAGGCATAAATATCTACacaatacaaataaatattaaatgttagATTGATTCACTTAAATGGTATGAAAAatataacaagaaaaaaaaagtaaaatccaAAGAGTACCTTCTCACAAACTGATATATCCCCAACCCATCTTCGCAGATTAGTAGGATCTTTAATTACATCTTCTTCAACATAGGGTCTCTGACATAATATTCAAAGATTTATATAATCTCAATCTAAAACCATTTACTATCTATAATTGacgaaaaaaaattaacactaaCAACTAATAGAAATACTCGTTGCTATAAACCGAAATTTCATGGAATGCCCTCTTAGCTTAGCCTCATAGTCACACTGTAAATCTACTACCATGTTCACCACCTACAAAATTATTTATCAAACAATAggtaagaataaaataaaaaattaaagcaaTACTTTGAGCCAATATTTATTCAACGAACCCTTGTCCCGATCAATGTATTAACATTCAGTGATAGAAAGTCTTCTCTCCGGCCCACGACTCTTTCACTCaaat
Encoded here:
- the LOC133035487 gene encoding uncharacterized protein LOC133035487, which gives rise to MEQLRDILAMLNRPPTAASAPEAPADPSTPPPAASPPVEEEEVFPDGYDPYEGAPATPIDTGVIHVHDTESQGEILSIEAQPAVVKSRKRKRNPPVWFGDYTEMKRRHRPSSTFDPLEPPDGKLLVTFRKWCVGLIPNHRLRDLRSGDYGPSFFWIMLTPKEWLTDDHIDAAMHMLRRRRTDYPLTFPQKGVILSTFVTTMISSAWTNHKGPRRNFVWEDYILDYCRGVHKVLF